The Pedobacter roseus genome contains a region encoding:
- a CDS encoding RNA polymerase sigma factor, with protein MEAVYIDKNLELVKKCMQGSRAAQFELYKLYAKAMYNVALRILNYEEEAEDVLQEAFLDAFTRIVDFRQETTFGLWLKQIVINKSINYLRKRKMEFVSTDEISEVSDEDSFDDSEMRLQADEIRQAITQLPDGYRVVLSLYLLEGYDHEEIAHILKISENTSRTQYMRAKKKLKSILEQKGMRDE; from the coding sequence TTGGAAGCCGTATACATCGATAAAAACCTGGAACTCGTAAAAAAATGCATGCAGGGCAGCCGCGCAGCACAGTTTGAATTGTACAAGCTGTATGCAAAGGCCATGTATAATGTGGCACTGCGCATTTTAAATTATGAGGAAGAGGCTGAAGATGTTTTACAGGAAGCATTTTTGGATGCTTTTACCAGAATTGTTGATTTTAGGCAGGAAACCACCTTCGGGCTTTGGCTAAAGCAGATTGTGATTAATAAATCCATCAATTACCTGCGTAAACGCAAGATGGAATTTGTAAGTACGGATGAAATATCGGAAGTATCGGACGAAGATAGTTTTGATGACAGTGAGATGCGGTTGCAGGCCGATGAAATAAGACAGGCCATTACCCAATTGCCAGATGGTTACAGGGTAGTATTGAGTTTATACCTTTTAGAGGGTTACGACCATGAAGAGATTGCACACATTTTAAAAATAAGTGAAAACACCAGTCGTACACAGTACATGAGGGCAAAAAAGAAATTAAAAAGTATTTTAGAACAGAAAGGGATGAGAGATGAATAA
- a CDS encoding TlpA family protein disulfide reductase yields MKIYLIILLSVFALPVLAQEAQVKWATQETFFEDLAGKELPDFKGLTVNKKAFSSADLKNQVTVINFWFEKCPPCIAEMPELNKLQIKYGKNGVRFIGITHDLPANAKLFQKKSGYKYEIVSLSKDEIRRLNINHGFPSNILVGKDGKIIYATANISFTDPQFKAKSVLFEEKLKAELGI; encoded by the coding sequence ATGAAAATTTACCTTATTATTCTGCTTTCTGTTTTTGCTTTACCGGTATTGGCCCAAGAGGCACAAGTTAAGTGGGCCACACAGGAAACCTTTTTCGAAGATTTAGCAGGCAAAGAGCTGCCGGATTTTAAAGGTTTAACCGTTAACAAAAAAGCATTCAGCAGTGCTGATTTAAAAAATCAGGTAACAGTGATTAACTTTTGGTTCGAAAAATGCCCACCGTGTATTGCCGAAATGCCAGAATTAAATAAACTACAAATAAAATATGGCAAAAATGGTGTAAGGTTTATAGGCATTACACACGATCTCCCTGCAAACGCTAAACTTTTTCAGAAAAAGAGTGGCTACAAATATGAGATTGTATCGTTGAGCAAGGATGAAATCCGCAGGTTAAACATCAATCACGGTTTTCCATCGAATATTTTGGTTGGCAAGGATGGAAAAATCATTTATGCTACGGCCAATATTTCGTTTACAGATCCTCAGTTTAAAGCGAAATCGGTCCTTTTTGAAGAAAAATTAAAGGCTGAGTTAGGGATTTGA
- a CDS encoding bestrophin family protein produces MLLIQNIRLSRILRNTWHVDLIMIASCTAAYLVREYLIAHHFSIPSIIPTVLGTAIAFFIGFNNNQAYDRWWEARKVWGALVNDSRSYARALINYVDEDEESVKRMVYRHIAFLYALKANLRNTVDEIYTKYLTEADLNEIKKHNNAHNALLNIQSRDLQKLAKANKIDGFRFIEINEMLTRFSDSMGMSERIKNTIFPTTYTYLTKVFIWLFVVTFTLVISQDAGPAAIFLGWLIGFVFVSTQINGMSLVNPFENNSAGVPLNQITRTIEINLLQMLEEDDIPEPVKPINEEYVL; encoded by the coding sequence ATGCTTTTAATACAAAATATCAGGTTAAGTAGAATTTTAAGAAATACATGGCATGTTGATCTGATTATGATCGCTTCTTGTACGGCAGCGTACCTTGTTCGTGAGTATTTAATCGCCCATCATTTCTCCATTCCATCCATTATTCCAACCGTTTTAGGTACAGCCATTGCCTTTTTTATCGGTTTTAACAATAACCAGGCTTACGATAGGTGGTGGGAAGCACGGAAAGTATGGGGTGCACTTGTAAACGATTCACGCTCTTATGCGCGCGCTTTGATTAATTATGTTGATGAGGATGAAGAAAGTGTGAAACGCATGGTGTACAGGCATATTGCTTTTTTATATGCGCTAAAAGCCAATTTAAGAAACACGGTTGATGAAATTTATACCAAATACCTGACGGAGGCCGATTTAAATGAAATTAAAAAACACAACAATGCTCACAATGCCCTGCTTAACATCCAATCGCGTGATCTGCAGAAGTTAGCAAAGGCAAATAAAATCGATGGTTTCCGCTTTATAGAAATTAACGAAATGCTGACCCGTTTTTCTGATTCGATGGGGATGAGTGAGCGGATTAAAAACACGATATTTCCAACAACCTATACTTATTTAACCAAGGTGTTTATCTGGCTGTTTGTGGTTACTTTTACCCTTGTAATCAGTCAGGATGCCGGACCTGCAGCCATATTTTTGGGCTGGCTGATCGGTTTCGTTTTTGTATCTACACAGATTAATGGAATGAGTTTGGTTAATCCTTTCGAAAATAATTCGGCAGGTGTTCCGCTTAACCAGATCACCAGGACTATCGAAATCAATCTTTTACAGATGTTGGAAGAAGATGATATTCCCGAGCCTGTTAAGCCCATAAATGAAGAATACGTACTTTAA
- a CDS encoding MFS transporter, which produces MSETLPKNNIFKVIGASSLGTLIEWYDFYIFGSLAVIIGHQLFPEDAGASALINTLAIFAAGFIVRPFGALVFGRLGDLIGRKYTFLLTLVLMGGSTFFIGLIPSYKSIGYAAPILVLILRLIQGLALGGEYGGAATYVAEHAPKNKRGFFTSWIQTTATLGLFLSLGIIVITKNILGTETFGDWGWRIPFLLSIVLVVVSIYIRMKMHESPMFSKLKAEGNVSKNPLKESFNNKANFKMVLLALFGATMGQGVIWYTGQFYAQSFLENTCKLDFNDSRYILLWGIAFATPFFVVFGAWSDKVGRKWIMLSGMLLGILFYRPIYQIFLNDTDYTKIEQADILSATPAPVSAVLIADSQDSLRTTSVKVLLKNGASFNKVQVDTVSTTKGILLGKEVIKDKVLATPVFWKFVGLIFFQILLVTMVYGPIAAFLVELFPTKIRYTSMSLPYHIGNGVFGGLVPFIATLIASFSGSTPLSGLWYPIGIAALSLIIGTIYLSNKRDESIND; this is translated from the coding sequence ATGAGCGAAACGTTACCCAAGAACAACATTTTTAAAGTTATTGGTGCTTCATCACTGGGCACACTGATAGAATGGTATGATTTTTACATTTTCGGTAGCCTCGCGGTCATCATTGGCCATCAGTTATTTCCTGAAGATGCTGGTGCTTCTGCTTTAATCAATACCCTGGCCATATTTGCTGCTGGCTTTATTGTACGTCCTTTCGGTGCTTTGGTTTTTGGCAGGTTGGGTGATTTGATCGGCCGGAAATACACTTTTTTACTCACTTTGGTACTCATGGGCGGATCGACATTTTTTATCGGTTTAATCCCATCTTATAAAAGTATTGGTTATGCAGCACCCATTTTAGTTTTAATATTAAGGTTGATCCAGGGCCTGGCTTTGGGTGGTGAATATGGGGGTGCGGCAACCTACGTTGCAGAACATGCACCAAAAAATAAACGCGGCTTTTTTACCAGCTGGATTCAGACGACAGCTACCTTAGGGTTATTTCTTTCCTTAGGAATTATCGTCATCACCAAGAATATTTTAGGTACCGAAACTTTTGGCGATTGGGGCTGGCGGATTCCCTTTCTGTTATCGATTGTACTGGTAGTGGTTTCGATTTATATCCGCATGAAGATGCACGAATCACCCATGTTTTCAAAATTGAAAGCGGAAGGAAATGTTTCTAAAAATCCGTTAAAGGAAAGTTTTAACAATAAGGCGAATTTTAAAATGGTGCTTTTGGCGCTCTTTGGCGCCACCATGGGACAGGGAGTGATCTGGTACACGGGCCAGTTTTATGCCCAATCTTTTTTAGAGAATACCTGCAAACTGGATTTTAACGATTCGAGGTATATTTTGCTCTGGGGTATTGCCTTTGCCACACCATTTTTCGTGGTTTTTGGGGCATGGAGCGACAAAGTAGGTAGAAAATGGATTATGTTGAGCGGAATGTTGCTGGGAATCCTTTTTTACCGCCCTATTTATCAAATATTTTTGAATGATACAGATTATACAAAAATTGAACAGGCCGATATTTTATCAGCAACACCTGCGCCGGTAAGCGCTGTTTTAATTGCAGATTCACAGGATAGCTTAAGAACAACATCCGTTAAGGTATTATTGAAAAACGGCGCATCATTCAACAAGGTTCAGGTAGATACGGTTTCTACAACAAAAGGTATTCTTTTGGGTAAAGAGGTGATCAAAGATAAAGTTTTGGCTACACCGGTTTTCTGGAAATTTGTGGGATTAATCTTCTTCCAGATTTTATTGGTAACGATGGTTTATGGGCCAATCGCGGCTTTTCTTGTTGAATTGTTTCCAACCAAAATCAGGTACACTTCCATGTCGCTGCCATACCACATCGGGAACGGTGTTTTTGGTGGACTTGTTCCATTTATCGCGACCTTAATTGCCAGTTTTTCGGGTTCTACGCCATTATCAGGTTTATGGTATCCGATAGGCATTGCAGCGCTTAGCTTAATTATAGGAACCATTTATTTATCGAATAAAAGAGACGAAAGCATTAACGATTAA
- a CDS encoding DUF6814 family protein has product MNTLKKFLGLVWMVLGPLTMTFLFLQAIDKVGLTHTDIERTNTILQWGIILFIFLPISLGLMIFGFYAWKGEYDRLPENSEDI; this is encoded by the coding sequence ATGAATACGTTAAAGAAATTTTTAGGCTTGGTTTGGATGGTTTTAGGTCCATTAACCATGACTTTCCTGTTTTTACAGGCGATTGATAAAGTGGGTTTAACGCACACTGATATTGAACGCACCAATACCATTCTGCAATGGGGAATTATCCTGTTTATTTTTCTGCCAATTAGCTTAGGACTGATGATTTTCGGTTTTTATGCCTGGAAAGGGGAATACGACCGATTGCCGGAAAACTCGGAAGATATCTAG
- a CDS encoding class I SAM-dependent rRNA methyltransferase: MVEITLKKGKEKAALQRHPWVFSGALEKVKGKPEDGDVVKVFAFDHEFLAYGYFNSNSRVAVRLLEWDETQTIDTNWYQNRLKQAIASRQFILGEQTNTCRLVFSEADFLPGLIVDQYADFLSLQILSSGIEKVKTEIVDILRTELKPKGIFDKSDATARTHEGLPIENGLLWGENPPEFLEVKENGIIYHINIAEGQKSGFYCDQRDNRSILASYTKGKKVLDCFSYSGGFSLNSLANDATSVTSVDSSALALETLKQNVALNKYDVNKVIAIQSDVNKQLRAFKDSGEVFDVIVLDPPKYAPSRSALDRAARAYKDLNRLGMLLLEKGGLLATFSCSGAVDIDTFKQIIAWAALDAGKEVQIIKQFCQPEDHPVRISFPEGEYLKGLLLRVL, translated from the coding sequence ATGGTAGAAATCACATTAAAAAAGGGCAAAGAAAAAGCGGCATTACAAAGACATCCATGGGTATTTTCTGGCGCACTGGAAAAAGTTAAGGGAAAACCTGAAGATGGTGATGTAGTAAAAGTTTTTGCTTTTGATCATGAATTTCTCGCTTATGGATATTTCAACAGCAATTCGCGTGTGGCCGTTCGTTTGTTAGAATGGGATGAAACACAAACCATTGATACCAATTGGTACCAGAACCGTTTAAAACAAGCCATTGCTTCACGTCAGTTTATATTAGGCGAACAGACCAATACCTGTCGCTTGGTTTTTAGTGAAGCCGATTTTCTACCAGGTTTAATTGTTGATCAATATGCTGATTTCCTTTCGCTTCAGATTTTAAGCTCGGGGATCGAAAAAGTAAAAACGGAAATCGTCGACATTTTAAGAACAGAATTAAAACCTAAAGGCATATTCGATAAAAGTGACGCCACTGCCCGTACCCACGAAGGTTTACCCATCGAGAACGGCCTCCTTTGGGGCGAAAATCCACCAGAATTTTTAGAAGTAAAAGAAAACGGAATTATTTACCACATCAATATTGCAGAAGGACAAAAATCAGGGTTTTACTGCGATCAGCGAGATAACAGGAGTATTTTAGCCAGTTATACAAAAGGTAAAAAAGTATTAGACTGCTTTAGTTACAGTGGTGGTTTTAGTTTAAATAGTTTAGCTAATGATGCAACAAGTGTTACCAGTGTTGATAGTTCTGCCCTGGCCTTAGAAACGCTCAAACAAAATGTAGCACTAAATAAATACGATGTAAATAAAGTAATAGCCATCCAATCGGATGTGAACAAACAATTGCGTGCATTTAAAGATTCAGGAGAAGTATTTGATGTAATTGTGCTCGATCCACCTAAATACGCTCCATCACGTTCTGCATTAGACCGCGCTGCCAGAGCCTACAAAGATTTAAACCGTTTAGGCATGTTATTGCTTGAAAAAGGTGGTTTATTGGCTACTTTCTCTTGTTCAGGAGCTGTTGATATCGATACTTTCAAACAGATAATTGCCTGGGCGGCCCTTGATGCGGGTAAAGAAGTGCAGATCATTAAACAGTTCTGCCAGCCTGAAGATCACCCGGTTAGGATTTCTTTCCCGGAGGGAGAATATTTAAAAGGGCTGTTGTTAAGGGTCTTGTAG
- a CDS encoding LacI family DNA-binding transcriptional regulator yields the protein MRFETSTIKDIAKALGLSTSTVSRALRDRYEISEETKKLVLAYAEKVNYRANPIARSLKERRSYSIGIIVSEIANNFFSQVINGIESIAYDKGYHVIISQSHESYKQEKLNVEHLASRSIDGLLIALSSETQDIDYLRSLYAKGLPIVFFDRVPKDFETHKVIANNFKGSFDATEHLILSGKRTIAHLTNSENLSITKERLEGYKAALAKYHIEFKPELVKYCQHGGMHSAELEQAVKELLPLNPDGIFISSDRLTTGCIMALKKTNPEVAHKIAIAGFTNSNLVELFNPSLTSVKQPAFEMGQVATELLISMIEAKRPITEFETKVLDTELVKMAKR from the coding sequence ATGAGATTTGAAACATCTACCATAAAGGATATTGCTAAAGCACTCGGACTGTCAACTTCTACAGTTTCAAGGGCTTTAAGAGACCGTTACGAAATTAGTGAGGAAACCAAAAAACTGGTTTTGGCTTATGCCGAAAAGGTTAATTACCGTGCTAATCCCATTGCGCGGAGCCTAAAAGAACGCCGCAGTTATTCCATCGGTATCATCGTAAGCGAAATTGCCAACAACTTTTTTTCTCAGGTGATAAATGGCATAGAATCAATTGCTTACGATAAGGGTTACCATGTCATTATCTCTCAAAGTCACGAATCTTATAAGCAGGAAAAACTGAATGTTGAGCATCTGGCATCACGTTCTATTGATGGTTTGCTGATTGCGCTGTCGTCTGAAACACAGGATATCGATTACCTGCGAAGTTTATATGCCAAAGGCTTGCCAATTGTTTTTTTTGACCGCGTGCCCAAAGATTTTGAAACCCATAAAGTCATTGCAAATAATTTTAAAGGCTCTTTTGATGCTACAGAGCACCTCATTTTGTCGGGAAAGAGGACCATTGCGCACTTAACCAATTCTGAAAACCTTTCGATAACGAAAGAAAGACTGGAAGGTTACAAGGCAGCCCTGGCCAAATACCACATCGAATTTAAACCCGAACTGGTTAAATATTGCCAGCACGGTGGCATGCACAGTGCAGAACTGGAGCAGGCCGTTAAAGAACTTTTACCCTTAAATCCCGATGGGATTTTTATTTCGAGCGACCGTTTAACCACGGGCTGCATTATGGCGTTGAAAAAAACCAATCCCGAGGTGGCGCATAAAATCGCAATCGCAGGTTTTACAAACTCCAACCTTGTCGAATTGTTTAATCCGTCCTTAACTTCGGTTAAACAGCCGGCATTCGAAATGGGGCAGGTAGCCACCGAATTATTAATTTCAATGATCGAAGCCAAAAGGCCAATCACCGAATTCGAAACCAAAGTTTTGGATACGGAGCTGGTGAAGATGGCAAAGCGGTAG